One candidate division KSB1 bacterium DNA segment encodes these proteins:
- a CDS encoding integration host factor subunit beta produces MRTFIKKDVVERVCQHSSERPDTVAKVVNDTFTVLREIMSGTDAELRIEIRDFGVFEVKKTKPKPKARNPKTNEIIYVAARRKTHFKPGKLLKESLKKPLDQV; encoded by the coding sequence ATGCGTACGTTTATTAAGAAGGATGTGGTCGAACGGGTTTGTCAGCATTCGAGCGAACGGCCCGACACGGTTGCCAAGGTCGTGAACGACACGTTCACGGTCTTGCGTGAGATCATGTCGGGTACGGATGCCGAGCTTCGGATCGAGATTCGTGATTTTGGCGTCTTCGAGGTGAAGAAGACGAAGCCCAAACCGAAGGCCCGCAATCCGAAGACGAATGAGATCATCTATGTTGCGGCCCGTCGCAAGACGCATTTCAAACCCGGCAAACTGCTGAAGGAGTCGTTGAAGAAACCACTTGATCAGGTTTAG
- a CDS encoding Gfo/Idh/MocA family oxidoreductase, whose protein sequence is MTDKLRIGIIGAGGVSQLVHIPIIKKHPNVELVAVADLEFSRAAAVADRFKIPLFFRDPERMLAREDIDAVHVNTPTNSHLALTLAALAAGKHVLVEKPIARKADEAKRMVAAAKSARKQLMAAMNLRFRPDSLLLHKMIHGGELGKIIAVRAGWHKKKDRWSRTPWLNNARISGGGVLMDTGIQMLDVCWWMLGNPAIKRVSAQVSRERLGFRVEDTLVAYYTLAGDTTFYLNTTWAFMSDESEAYTMVSGSKGSASLNPLKITKEVQGNLVNVTPAGKAPRLVDLYNKSFEIELDHFFQSVMQDTEVQSSGAEAAQLLDVIEATYRSASENREIVIGES, encoded by the coding sequence ATGACAGACAAACTGCGAATTGGGATTATCGGCGCCGGCGGCGTTTCGCAGCTGGTCCACATTCCCATCATCAAGAAGCATCCCAACGTTGAGCTGGTTGCCGTAGCGGACCTCGAGTTTTCGCGGGCCGCTGCCGTGGCCGACCGGTTCAAGATTCCGCTATTTTTCCGCGATCCCGAGCGGATGCTGGCGCGGGAGGACATCGACGCGGTTCATGTCAACACACCGACCAATTCTCATCTCGCGTTGACGCTGGCGGCCCTCGCCGCGGGCAAGCACGTGCTGGTGGAGAAGCCGATTGCCCGTAAAGCAGACGAAGCGAAGCGCATGGTGGCGGCGGCCAAGTCCGCCAGGAAGCAATTGATGGCCGCGATGAATCTGCGGTTTCGTCCGGATTCGCTCTTGTTGCACAAGATGATCCACGGCGGCGAACTTGGCAAGATCATTGCCGTGCGCGCGGGCTGGCACAAGAAGAAGGATCGCTGGTCGCGCACCCCGTGGCTGAATAATGCGCGCATCTCCGGAGGCGGTGTGCTGATGGACACCGGCATTCAGATGCTCGATGTCTGCTGGTGGATGCTGGGAAATCCCGCGATCAAGCGGGTCTCCGCTCAGGTCTCGCGCGAGCGGCTCGGCTTTCGCGTGGAAGACACTCTGGTTGCCTACTACACGCTGGCCGGTGACACGACGTTCTATCTGAACACGACCTGGGCCTTTATGTCCGATGAGAGCGAAGCGTACACGATGGTGAGCGGGTCCAAGGGTTCGGCGAGTCTGAATCCCTTGAAGATCACCAAGGAAGTGCAGGGCAACCTCGTGAACGTGACGCCCGCGGGCAAGGCGCCGCGCCTCGTGGATCTTTACAACAAGTCCTTTGAGATCGAGCTGGATCACTTCTTCCAGAGTGTGATGCAGGATACCGAAGTGCAGTCGTCGGGCGCGGAGGCCGCCCAATTGCTGGACGTCATCGAGGCCACCTACCGCTCCGCGTCCGAGAACCGCGAAATCGTGATTGGCGAGAGTTGA
- the dnaB gene encoding replicative DNA helicase, translating into MASNKMETGTMALPGATRALNSSAADSGLRTPPHAPDAERMLLGAILIDGSSFNKIADLLDDASFYRPAHATIYRSMRALGAEGYPIDATSVTEELRKSSRLEEVGGALYLSDLMEQAVTAANVEYYASLIQEKAVLRRTISVGSEAVTHAYEGAMTSEELIDDILTKLTRLTRDGTRRSIPAKQAAHDTIAYVNKLKTTHGFVSGVPSGFDKIDEFTSGFRPGELVIIAARPSMGKTSLAMNIAEAAAERAGVPTAVFSLEMDVQQLMLRMLSGKAKIGLHQLRSTLNLKSQDWTRLVEAADDLSKLPMFFDDTAGISIESLRARSRQMAQEYNIGLVVIDYLQLIQPPKMADSQQQWVAFVSAQLKHLAKDLRVPVICLSQLSRAPETRGGDRKPMLSDLRDSGAIEQDADVVMFVYRPEVYRDTMKAKQYEFNNRKYDYEGLAEIIVAKNRNGPTGSFLMTFLGKYTMFANFAEDVVGGPAVSGGDEGEADEPSGEPF; encoded by the coding sequence ATGGCTTCGAACAAGATGGAAACGGGAACGATGGCATTGCCGGGCGCAACCAGAGCATTGAATTCGTCCGCCGCGGACAGCGGTTTGCGGACTCCGCCGCATGCACCCGACGCGGAGCGCATGTTGTTGGGCGCGATCCTGATCGACGGATCGAGCTTCAATAAGATCGCTGACCTGCTGGATGACGCCTCGTTTTACCGTCCGGCCCACGCCACGATCTATCGCTCTATGCGCGCGCTGGGGGCCGAGGGGTATCCGATTGATGCGACATCGGTAACCGAAGAGCTGCGCAAGTCGAGTCGGCTGGAGGAAGTGGGCGGCGCGCTTTATCTCAGCGATTTGATGGAGCAGGCGGTGACGGCGGCCAATGTCGAGTACTATGCGTCGCTGATTCAGGAGAAGGCGGTGCTGCGGCGCACGATCTCAGTTGGCTCGGAAGCGGTCACGCATGCCTACGAAGGCGCGATGACTTCGGAAGAGTTGATTGACGATATTCTGACGAAGCTCACGCGGTTAACGCGCGACGGGACCCGGCGATCGATTCCGGCCAAGCAGGCCGCGCACGACACGATCGCCTATGTCAACAAGCTGAAGACCACGCACGGTTTCGTTAGCGGCGTGCCGTCGGGGTTTGACAAGATCGACGAATTCACGTCGGGTTTTCGTCCCGGCGAATTGGTGATCATTGCGGCGCGGCCGTCGATGGGCAAGACGTCGCTGGCGATGAACATCGCGGAGGCGGCGGCCGAGCGGGCCGGGGTGCCGACCGCGGTGTTTTCCCTTGAAATGGACGTGCAGCAACTCATGCTGCGCATGCTGTCCGGCAAGGCCAAGATCGGCTTGCATCAACTGCGGTCAACCCTCAACCTGAAGTCGCAGGATTGGACGCGCCTGGTCGAGGCCGCGGACGATTTGTCCAAGCTGCCGATGTTCTTTGACGACACCGCGGGCATCTCGATTGAATCGTTGCGCGCGCGCTCCCGGCAGATGGCACAAGAGTACAACATCGGTTTGGTGGTCATCGATTACCTGCAATTGATCCAGCCGCCCAAAATGGCGGACAGCCAGCAGCAGTGGGTGGCGTTTGTTTCCGCGCAATTGAAACATCTCGCGAAAGACCTGCGGGTGCCGGTGATCTGCCTTTCGCAGTTGTCGCGCGCGCCGGAAACTCGGGGCGGAGATCGCAAGCCCATGCTGTCGGATTTGCGCGATTCGGGCGCGATTGAGCAGGACGCGGACGTCGTGATGTTTGTCTATCGCCCCGAGGTCTATCGGGACACGATGAAGGCCAAGCAGTACGAGTTCAACAACCGCAAGTACGATTACGAAGGACTCGCGGAGATCATCGTCGCGAAGAACCGCAACGGTCCGACCGGCAGCTTCCTGATGACGTTCCTTGGCAAATACACGATGTTCGCCAATTTCGCCGAAGATGTCGTCGGCGGACCGGCGGTCTCAGGCGGCGATGAGGGCGAAGCGGACGAGCCCTCGGGCGAACCGTTTTGA
- a CDS encoding bifunctional (p)ppGpp synthetase/guanosine-3',5'-bis(diphosphate) 3'-pyrophosphohydrolase has product MDTLKSAPPPVLPALTAPLFAEMEKEHVQAYEEIRRVVAQDYPDADIELLDRAFQKAYTAHRGQRRISGEQYITHSIAVSRILADLHLGDVAVAAGFLHDVVEDTPISADDLRQEFGDAVANLVNGVTKIPELKYESKEKQLAENFHKMLLSMSQDLRVIMIKFADRLHNMRTIGYMPRPAQERIAHETLDVYAPLAHRLGVHRIKWELEDLCFKVLEPRAYRELAEKINMKRDERERAVEDLISRTQAALEAAGIKSRILGRAKHLYSIHGKIKNRGYNFDEILDLIAVRVIVPRMEDCYHALGVIHSLYTPLEGKFTDYIATPKSNMYQSLHTKVFGPEGRKVEVQIRSEEMHRTAEIGIAAHWRYKEGGASREDLDQQMEWLRGLLESREENATSQEFMEHLKINLFQEEIFVFTPRGRLITLPRGATPVDFAFAVHTDVGLHSMASKVNGQITPLKHELRSGDVVEIITSPNQRPNPDWLQFVRTSRAQSKIKRWLKEQHFDESRKLGHEILTRELQRTHLKKNEKEIGDIALLFGFNDPDQFFAALGAGDLTIQAVMRKITPVEPEPAAGGIGGLISSVIRRVKGSDTAVRIHGMNNVAITFGRCCQPLPGDRITGFITTGRGVTVHRIDCRNIPELMRRPERNIVVEWDVDREARFNVRIRLLSYDRSRLLNELTEAMSKEEVNILYLEMKREDSFAIGTLVLEVKSLPHLTRVMRRMKQIKDVIHVERMDEDGAAN; this is encoded by the coding sequence GTGGATACGCTGAAATCTGCCCCGCCACCGGTATTGCCCGCGCTGACCGCTCCGTTGTTTGCGGAGATGGAAAAAGAGCACGTGCAGGCTTACGAGGAGATCCGGCGAGTCGTCGCGCAAGACTATCCCGACGCGGATATCGAGTTGCTGGATCGGGCGTTTCAGAAGGCGTACACGGCGCACCGCGGCCAGCGTCGGATTTCCGGCGAGCAGTATATCACGCATTCCATCGCGGTTTCGCGGATTCTCGCGGACTTGCATCTCGGCGACGTGGCGGTGGCGGCAGGTTTCCTCCACGATGTGGTTGAAGATACGCCGATCAGCGCCGACGATTTGCGCCAGGAATTCGGTGACGCGGTCGCGAATCTGGTGAACGGCGTGACGAAGATCCCGGAGCTGAAGTACGAGTCGAAAGAGAAGCAGCTGGCGGAGAATTTCCACAAGATGCTGCTTTCGATGTCGCAGGACCTGCGGGTGATCATGATCAAGTTCGCCGACCGGCTGCACAACATGCGGACGATCGGGTACATGCCGCGGCCGGCGCAGGAGCGGATCGCGCACGAGACGCTGGACGTGTACGCGCCGCTGGCGCACCGGCTCGGCGTGCACCGCATCAAGTGGGAATTGGAAGATCTTTGCTTCAAGGTGCTGGAGCCGCGGGCGTATCGGGAGTTGGCCGAGAAGATCAACATGAAGCGCGACGAACGCGAGCGCGCCGTGGAAGATCTGATTTCGCGCACGCAGGCCGCGTTGGAGGCCGCCGGCATCAAGTCGCGCATTCTGGGGCGGGCCAAGCATCTCTATTCGATTCACGGCAAGATCAAGAATCGCGGCTACAATTTCGACGAGATTCTTGATTTGATCGCGGTGCGCGTGATCGTGCCGCGCATGGAAGATTGCTATCATGCGCTGGGCGTGATCCACTCGCTGTACACGCCGCTCGAGGGCAAGTTTACGGATTACATCGCGACGCCGAAGTCGAACATGTATCAGAGTCTGCACACGAAGGTGTTCGGACCCGAGGGCCGCAAGGTCGAGGTGCAGATTCGTTCGGAGGAGATGCACCGCACGGCCGAGATCGGCATCGCCGCGCATTGGCGCTACAAGGAGGGCGGCGCTTCCCGCGAGGATCTCGACCAGCAGATGGAGTGGCTGCGCGGACTGCTGGAGTCGCGGGAGGAGAACGCGACGTCGCAGGAGTTCATGGAACATCTGAAGATCAACCTCTTTCAGGAGGAGATCTTCGTGTTCACACCGCGCGGCCGGTTGATTACCTTGCCGCGCGGCGCGACTCCGGTGGATTTCGCGTTCGCCGTGCACACGGATGTCGGCTTGCACTCGATGGCCTCCAAGGTCAACGGGCAGATCACTCCGCTCAAGCATGAGTTGCGCAGCGGCGACGTGGTGGAGATCATCACCTCGCCGAACCAGCGTCCGAATCCGGATTGGCTGCAGTTCGTTCGCACCAGCCGCGCGCAGAGCAAGATCAAGCGTTGGCTGAAAGAGCAGCACTTCGACGAATCGCGGAAGCTTGGTCACGAGATCCTGACTCGTGAGCTGCAACGGACTCACCTGAAGAAGAACGAGAAGGAAATCGGGGACATCGCCCTGCTCTTTGGCTTCAATGATCCGGATCAGTTTTTCGCGGCGTTGGGCGCGGGCGACCTGACAATTCAGGCGGTGATGCGCAAGATTACGCCGGTCGAGCCGGAGCCGGCGGCCGGCGGCATCGGCGGGCTGATCTCCAGCGTGATTCGGCGGGTCAAAGGCTCGGATACCGCGGTCCGCATTCACGGCATGAACAACGTTGCGATTACGTTTGGTCGCTGTTGTCAGCCGCTTCCGGGCGACCGGATTACGGGCTTTATCACCACGGGTCGCGGTGTCACCGTGCACCGGATCGATTGCCGGAACATTCCGGAATTAATGCGGCGCCCCGAGCGCAACATCGTGGTCGAATGGGACGTGGACCGTGAGGCCCGGTTCAATGTCCGGATTCGCCTGCTCTCCTACGATCGCTCGCGATTGTTGAATGAGCTGACGGAAGCGATGTCCAAGGAGGAAGTGAATATCTTGTACCTGGAGATGAAGCGGGAAGACAGCTTCGCCATCGGCACTCTGGTACTGGAGGTCAAGTCGCTGCCGCATTTGACGCGCGTGATGCGACGCATGAAGCAGATCAAGGATGTGATTCACGTTGAACGAATGGACGAGGATGGGGCCGCGAACTGA
- the lnt gene encoding apolipoprotein N-acyltransferase has protein sequence MKSYFADVAGFYLSAVLGIFCFPPFGFWPLAYFALVPFLFAAVHVDGKRARRHGYAAGFVFFGGLLYWIGLNSGAPVWLAWTSAFAVVAILATVWSVSAWAVSRIHARHGAVWSVALFVALYVFLEVFWGTGELGFPWAIWALSQSRFLPAIQMVELGDVYGLSLWVLSVNALLFLVLTSRRHWLSVSLFLLVLLSVPLYGVVRLWSLDRGPRLDVAAVQVNTPVDDKWDGTSEAILDCYVAATRPLADSNIELVVWPETATPVPLRFRDWARRRLQHLSDSSGLAIVTGATDYAGEAQRGMAPYNAAFYVRPDEPELQASAKVHLVPFGERIPGQRLFPFLGKVRLGQAEFMPAREVEVFDRHGAIPPFACLICFEVLFPDVAADMVTHGALLLANITEDGWYGRSSEQSQHLELTRLRAVAVRRSIVRAANLGYPAIILPTGEIASRLNLDQAGIVQCSVPLESGITPAARCSRLWLPFYSCALLALVGALYLKARRA, from the coding sequence TTGAAATCATATTTCGCTGACGTCGCTGGCTTCTATCTCTCGGCCGTTCTTGGAATCTTCTGTTTTCCGCCCTTCGGCTTCTGGCCGCTCGCCTATTTCGCGCTCGTTCCCTTTCTGTTTGCGGCGGTTCATGTGGACGGCAAGCGGGCGCGGCGACATGGCTACGCCGCCGGGTTCGTGTTCTTCGGCGGGCTGCTCTATTGGATTGGACTGAACAGCGGCGCGCCGGTTTGGCTCGCGTGGACCTCGGCGTTCGCGGTGGTGGCGATTCTGGCGACGGTGTGGTCGGTCAGTGCCTGGGCGGTGTCGCGAATTCATGCTCGGCATGGCGCCGTCTGGAGTGTTGCGCTCTTTGTGGCGCTGTATGTTTTCCTCGAAGTCTTCTGGGGTACGGGTGAACTCGGCTTTCCCTGGGCCATCTGGGCGCTCAGTCAGTCCCGATTCTTACCGGCGATTCAGATGGTTGAACTGGGCGACGTGTACGGCCTGAGCCTGTGGGTGCTCTCCGTGAACGCGCTGCTCTTTCTCGTCCTGACGTCGCGCCGCCATTGGCTGTCGGTGTCGCTCTTTCTGCTGGTGCTGCTTTCCGTACCGCTTTACGGGGTGGTCCGCCTCTGGAGTCTTGATCGCGGGCCGCGGCTTGATGTGGCGGCGGTGCAGGTGAACACCCCCGTCGATGATAAGTGGGATGGGACCAGCGAAGCGATTCTCGATTGCTACGTAGCGGCCACGCGGCCGCTTGCGGATTCCAACATCGAATTGGTCGTCTGGCCGGAGACGGCGACGCCGGTGCCCTTGCGTTTTCGCGATTGGGCGCGGCGGCGGTTGCAACACCTGAGTGACTCATCCGGTCTCGCCATCGTCACGGGCGCCACGGACTATGCGGGCGAAGCGCAACGCGGCATGGCACCGTATAACGCGGCCTTCTACGTGCGTCCTGACGAGCCGGAGCTGCAAGCATCCGCCAAAGTGCATCTGGTGCCGTTTGGCGAACGCATTCCGGGCCAGCGGCTGTTTCCATTTCTGGGCAAGGTTCGGCTGGGCCAGGCCGAGTTCATGCCCGCCCGCGAAGTCGAGGTCTTCGACCGTCACGGCGCGATCCCGCCGTTTGCCTGTCTGATCTGCTTCGAGGTGCTCTTTCCCGATGTGGCGGCGGATATGGTCACGCACGGCGCGCTGTTGCTTGCCAATATCACCGAAGACGGCTGGTACGGTCGTTCCTCTGAGCAGTCGCAGCATCTCGAATTGACTCGCCTGCGGGCCGTCGCGGTCAGACGCTCCATCGTGCGCGCCGCTAATCTCGGCTATCCGGCCATCATCCTGCCGACGGGCGAGATTGCCTCACGGCTGAATCTCGATCAGGCCGGCATCGTGCAATGCAGCGTGCCGCTGGAGTCGGGGATTACGCCGGCCGCGCGCTGTTCGCGTTTGTGGCTGCCGTTCTATTCCTGCGCGTTGCTGGCCTTGGTTGGCGCATTATACCTGAAGGCGCGCCGCGCCTGA
- a CDS encoding uracil-DNA glycosylase produces the protein MTVRKEQLRSHLEYLSLFETELPWPSANPTVRSQRDPRELRVLPGAGEPLPRSLAEYEQAICNCQRCALGATRTKFVFADGNPRARIVFVGEAPGHDEDLQGLPFVGRAGQLLNQLLAGVGLSRKDVYICNVLKCRPPGNRDPQPVEVATCRPYLMTQLSILNPDLLVCLGRHAAMALLQTDAVMRDLRGRVIPWHGLQILVTYHPAYFLRSMNQLYLGEQDFRKLRELYDALPA, from the coding sequence ATGACGGTGCGGAAAGAACAGTTGCGCTCGCATCTCGAGTATCTTTCGCTCTTTGAGACGGAACTTCCCTGGCCATCCGCGAATCCGACGGTGCGTTCGCAAAGGGATCCGCGTGAGTTGCGCGTACTGCCGGGCGCCGGCGAGCCGTTGCCACGGTCCTTGGCGGAGTACGAGCAGGCGATCTGCAACTGTCAACGTTGCGCGCTGGGCGCGACCCGCACGAAATTCGTCTTCGCGGACGGCAATCCGCGTGCGCGGATCGTATTCGTCGGCGAAGCTCCGGGGCACGATGAGGACCTGCAGGGACTTCCGTTCGTCGGCCGGGCCGGACAATTGCTGAACCAGTTACTTGCGGGTGTCGGGTTGAGTCGCAAAGATGTTTACATCTGCAACGTGCTCAAGTGCCGCCCGCCGGGCAACCGCGATCCGCAACCCGTTGAGGTCGCGACCTGTCGTCCGTACTTGATGACGCAGTTGTCGATTCTGAATCCGGATCTGTTGGTCTGTCTGGGACGGCACGCGGCGATGGCGTTGCTCCAGACGGATGCCGTGATGCGCGACTTGCGCGGGCGGGTGATTCCGTGGCATGGCTTGCAGATACTCGTCACGTATCACCCCGCGTATTTTCTGCGGAGCATGAATCAGCTCTATCTGGGCGAACAGGACTTTCGCAAGCTGCGTGAGCTGTATGATGCGCTGCCGGCGTGA
- the ruvX gene encoding Holliday junction resolvase RuvX, which yields MGRLLGLDWGAKRIGVAVSDDRRVLAVGYGIWPAAEPAFSRMLARTVSEEDIEAIIVGYPLTLRGEVGPTARAVDRFIADLEARGYHVFRCDERNTTFSAARSLSRAGISERRQRGRIDMSAAVLMLQSYLDAQTPRDPDSP from the coding sequence GTGGGGCGGCTGCTCGGACTCGATTGGGGAGCAAAGCGGATTGGAGTAGCCGTCAGCGATGATCGCCGCGTACTCGCGGTGGGTTATGGCATCTGGCCGGCGGCCGAGCCGGCCTTTTCCCGAATGCTGGCGCGGACGGTGAGCGAAGAAGACATCGAAGCGATTATCGTTGGTTATCCGCTCACGCTGCGGGGCGAAGTCGGCCCCACGGCACGCGCGGTTGATCGCTTCATCGCCGATCTCGAAGCCCGCGGCTACCACGTCTTTCGTTGTGACGAACGCAACACCACGTTTAGCGCCGCCCGGTCGCTTTCCCGGGCGGGCATCTCCGAGCGTCGCCAGCGCGGTCGAATCGACATGTCCGCCGCCGTGCTGATGCTGCAGTCCTACCTCGACGCGCAGACCCCGCGCGATCCAGATTCTCCATGA